CACCGGACGTCTCTGTCGATCAACACCACCCAGGAGGCCGCCCACTGTCTTGACCAGATGATCTACGGGGTCGGAACGGGATTGGGGTTACGGGCGTCCTCTTCGGTGACGAATTGGGGGACAGCGACAAACTGGGTGCTTCGAAGCAGCAACATTTACGAGGTGGCTTGGTACAATTACAACCCCGGTAAAACCATTGTCACTTTCTCCAACGCGGCAGGAAGCCGGGTCATCGGCACGAACATTATCACCTCCAGCGTGACTGCCACCGTGAATAGCGTCAATATCGCACTCACCGTAAGGAAGTCTGACGGCCGATATTCCGAGACCAACACGGTCAGGACGTTCGTGAAAATTCGCGCACCCTTAACTCAATAAACTGTATACAGCAGAACACAACATGACATCGAGCACACCTGACAATAGAGACCGCGGCGGATATATCCTGGTGACAGTCATGATATTTACCGCCTGCGCCGCTCTTCTGGTGTTCGGCTTAATGAATCAGAGCATCAGTTGGATGAAAATTGCGGCAAACAAGGAAGCCCTTGAGGAAGCCCTTTATGTTGCCGATGGAGGCTGTCAACTCAGTCTCGCCTACATTATGGCTGGCAACCCAATACCAGCCACCATTTCCGGCTCGATCGGGGAAGGAACTTACACTGCAAGAATCACGCTCATGAGCGGCTCATCGATTATGAACTATACTCTCTGTTCAACCGGGGTCGTCCGCGGGGTTCGGCGGGTTGTGACCATGGACTATGTCCATTCTAGAAGTTGGGCCGAATTCGCTATGTGGTACAACCAGTCCGGGACGATTAACTTCACTACTGGAGATCGTTTCAAGGGAAAGGTGCACTGTAATTCACCTATTTACATCTCATCCGGTGGCGCGCCAATCTTCGAGCAACTACTTACCTCGGCCAGTCCCACATGGGGTTCGGGGCCCGCGAGCGCCGTCTTCAGCAACGGGTTTCAACTGGGGGTTCAGGCTCAAACGATGTCAGCCATAAACTTCACCAATACCGTCTCTACCCAGGACTGCCTGAGGCTCCAGGCAAGTCTGGTTCTCACCGGAGCGACAAGGGTAGGAATGTCTGGCACCAATTTCTATATCACAAATTCAAAACGCAATTGGACCAATTACAATTACAGCGTAGTAAATCCTTCAATCATGACGGATGGCGTGATGTATGTGGTCTCATCGGGAACCTCAACAGGAGATCTCACCATCGCGGGCACCCTGGACGGACGAATGACCCTTGTGGCTGAAGGCAACATTAACATCACCAACCACCTCAGATACACGATCAATCCCACCAATGCTCCCTCAAATGATGCCTTAGGCTTAATCTCACGGAAAGACATCATTGTAAAAACCAACTGCCCAAGTAATCTCGACATTTACGCCCATCTCATTGCCGAAGGCGGTTTGACATCTTCAACTAACGACGGCATATTCACAGTGGAAAACTATACTACCCGCCCTGCGTCTGGAAAATTGAACATTTATGGGGGATTGGTTCAAAACTATCGAGGAGCGGTCGGCCAGCTATCCGGCACAACCGTGGTTAACGGGTACGCGAAAAACTATGTTTTTGACACACGATTTGCAACCAATCCCCCGCCCCACTATCCTGTAGTTGGCGATAAATACTACTGGGGCGGCTGGAGAGATTCACCATGAGTACGGTTATTGTGTCTAAGAAGCAAACTCCTCCGGACAATCCCGGGGAGGGGTTTGCCCGTCGGGATTGGATATGGGTGGCACTCGCCATGGTCTGTACTTGGCTGATGCTGACAGGCCTGCACCGCTTGTTCAGCGGGCAACCTGCACAGCCCCCCTCACCCCCTTTGGCTGTTGAGTCACCTAAGGAAGACCTCCCCGCACCAGAGGAACCACCCACACCCACTCCACCACAGCGGACGTTCATGATGCACGATGAAGCCGTTCGCGCGACAGTCAAGGATCTGAGGGAACATGCCAAGGAGTGCCCGGGTGCCCCAGATGTACTTTCCGAGGAGCAGATCAAAGCCATCGAGAATCAGGGGCTTTTGATCCTATAAACTCGAACATCCCTACCTGAGCTTAAAATTACGGCACTCTGAGAAGGCTGCCTTTTTCCGCCTCCCGTCCTTTCAAAGAACGCCCCGCCTCAACCTTGACCTCTTGATGCAGATAACCCATCTTTTTTTTCAGAATCAATTGAACCCTATCGAGTTCTTTTTTCAAATGCTCCACCTCTATCTTCAAGACGAGAATCCAACAGAGAAAGAAAAAGCACACCAGGCATAAAACAGGAACAATCATGACAGTCCTCCCGTAAAGGCGTGATAATAACTACGGAACTACCAGAAAGGCAAGCGCGAGTCAGGTATTCAAAGAGCAAAATCAAAACCATTGAAAAGCTGGCCTGCTTGATGCGCCATTATGTATTCCGTTGTGTTGCAATATGAGTGTTAACATGGTTTAATAACACGTAGAGGCAGTGAGCGTGACAAGCGACCTGTTTCGCCGTGAAGTCTAGCAAAGAGCTAGAACGGACGAACGGCTTGCCAGACACCCCCTCAGGAGGATGCAGCCATGAGCAAATATATTGTGGTAGTTGCTGATACGCAAAGTGCCCGAATTTTCACTTTAAAAGATTCCCTTACCCCTGAAATCGAGTCCAGCCCCAAACTGGTCGAAGAACAGGCAATAATCAATCCTGAGAAATTAATTGAGACAAAAATGCAACGGGGTACCCCTGCCAGTGGACGAAATAAAACAGGATCGGGCGGGTCTTATGCTTTTGATGATCACCGAGGCAAACATGCTCAGGATGAACTCCGGAAGTTCTCCGGTATTATTGTTAAAGAGACACTCAAACAAGCCCGCAAGGCCAGCGCCCATACACTTGTATTGGTCGCCGAAGGGAAAACACTGGGAGTGATCCGGGACGCAGTGGCTGGAATTAAAGTCAAGGGACTCTCAATCCGCGAGTGTGACCTTGAATTAACCGGCGAACCCACGGCCAAAATCCAAACACTTCTCGCCCGACGGGAACTTCTGCCAGGCGTGAAAAAACCGTCTCAACGGGTAAGGAAATAGCAGCGACTATAGTGAGCCGCCGAGCAAGAGGCTCATGATGAAACGAGATACGGGATAGAGAATTCCGTCCAATGCGCCCAGCCAGAGCAGACCGAACAGAATGAAAATTCCGTATCGTTCGATACTCAAATATTCTTCAGCCCATCTCCCCGGCAAAAGACCGTAAAGTACACGCGACCCATCCAGCGGGGGGATGGGGATCAAGTTGAAAACCGCCAGTGTTACGTTCGTCAAACAAAAGAAGAGTAGAAATTTGCATACCACCATCGCCCAAGGCGTCCCAATCATGGCCACCCCGTGAAACAGCAAACCCCCGATCAAGGCGAGTGAAAAATTGGTCAATGGACCGGCCGCCGCGGTAATCATGACCCCCCGCTTATAATTCCTGAAATTATAAGGATTGATCGGCACCGGTTTAGCCCAACCCAACAGAACCGGACTGTGGGTTAACACCAGAATGAGTGGCAGCAGGATTGAGCCGAACAAATCAATGTGGGCAATTGGATTAAGCGTCAACCGATTGGAATATGCCGCCGTGGGATCACCCAGCTTGTAAGCGGCATACCCGTGCGCCACCTCATGCAAAATGATCGAAAACACCAACGACACCACTAAAAATAAAGTTGTTTCAATATCCATAATGCGCAGCACTATACACTAACACCGCAGAATGTAAAATTGAACCCCATGCGGTTCAATACCCCTCACCTCAATCCTCTCCCACAAGGGAGAGGAAGGCATGAGCACACCATCAGATCAATCTTGTCCACATCCCAAAATATGGCATAATTAATGCATGAATTTTTGGTCACGGTCCGCCTACTTAAGGGCAGCCTTTACGGTCTGCCTGTTATGGGTTGGCACGCTTGCGAATGCCTTCGCAGTCGTAGAGCCCTTAATCGTGCCCCCGGGCGGGTTGGCCCCCGCCAACACCCCTCAAATCGTCTTATTGACGTTTGACGACTCGGTCACCACCAACATGCTTGCGTTGGTTCAGCGGGTGCTGACAAACCATTATAACCCTAATGGCAACCCCATTAAGGCTACATTTTTTGTTTCTCTCGACAGTAATTTTGATGGAGCCTCACTTCAACATCTCTATGCCGATGGACATGAAATCGCCGTCCATACCATGTCGCATTCGACCACTACTAATTCCGATCTGACCCGCTGGCATCAGGAGATTGCCGGTGACCGGCGTGTCCTATCCGAGTTAGCGCAAATCCCCGTAGAGGCCATTGTCGGCTTTCGCGCCCCGTTCCTGTTAATGAATGACGACGCCTTCTCAGTCCTCGCAAGTCGGGGGTTTCTATATGATTCATCATTTGCAGAAAATTTGGCCTCGAACAGTAAATCACCTGACGCCATGATTTGGCCCTACACGCTTCATAACGGGATCCAGCAAAAAGCGAGCCCTGAACGTATGCCGACTAACAGTTATCCCTCCCTTTTCGAGATTCCAATATGGGATCATTTCCCCAGTAACGGACTCCCCGTGGTAATGGATCCGCCATCCGCCTATTCCGCCGCGGAAGTTGATGCGCTTTGGAAAACCAATTTTGCACAGCATTATAATGGGAATCGCGCACCCTTCGGGCTTTTCCTACATGCCACCACCACCAATCAATGGCTTTCTAATCCAACGAAATCTTCTGAGCGCGTTGATACTCTAAACACCTTCATTGTGTGGGCTCTGGATCATACCAACACCTGGTTCATTACCTGTCGCGACCTGGTCAACTTTATGACTGCACCAGTCTCTACCAGCGAAGCCACAACCAACACCCTTTTTCTGACTCACACGAAAACGTACTATCCTTCAAACTCAATAACGGCCTGCAGTTACCATAACGCCCAAACGTTTACGGTCTGTGGCCCGTGCCTCCCTGCCTCCCCCGGATATACCAATGCTTATTACGGACTTGTCCCGCTCGCAGGCGGGGCAGTTAGCATCACAATCTCTTCACAGTACGTCGATTATGCCGCATGCTCTTTACTGGTGTCTAACAATACGACGAATGCTGTCTATAATTGGCAAACGTCTTTTACGAAAAGTACGGGAAAGGTCATTTTCACGAACTATGACGTCGCTTTGTCCCAAACAGGCAATCTGGTCAATGCAAACGCAAAGCAAAATGTTAAACATATCGCCCCTGGAGAATTCAGGCAATTTCACTTCCTACTCACAAATGGCGTGGCGGCATTCACAAATGAACAAATTACTCTATTTCAACTGGGAGCTTCCGATATTATGTTGCAAACGAGTGACTCCGAACCCAATGGCATTCAATGGTCCGACAACGCCCATGAATACACCGTAGAATGGTCAAGCAACCTGGTAGAGCAAGTCTGGAATCAGGCCACAAACAAGTTGTTCCTGCCTGTTTTCACCAATGCATTACCCGGCCCCATCAACCCCTTGTTCTATCGGGTCAAAGGTGCGATCTATTAGTTTTTCCTTCTTGACCCTCCCCTTCCCCTCATACAGGATACGGCCCCATGAGCACGGAACAATCTATTCTATCCATGGAACATCTCGCCTCTCTTTGCAAGCGGCGCGGATTCATCTTTCAGAGTTCAGAAATTTATGGCGGCCTGAACGGCTTCTGGGATTACGGACCGCTGGGCT
The bacterium DNA segment above includes these coding regions:
- a CDS encoding polysaccharide deacetylase family protein — protein: MNFWSRSAYLRAAFTVCLLWVGTLANAFAVVEPLIVPPGGLAPANTPQIVLLTFDDSVTTNMLALVQRVLTNHYNPNGNPIKATFFVSLDSNFDGASLQHLYADGHEIAVHTMSHSTTTNSDLTRWHQEIAGDRRVLSELAQIPVEAIVGFRAPFLLMNDDAFSVLASRGFLYDSSFAENLASNSKSPDAMIWPYTLHNGIQQKASPERMPTNSYPSLFEIPIWDHFPSNGLPVVMDPPSAYSAAEVDALWKTNFAQHYNGNRAPFGLFLHATTTNQWLSNPTKSSERVDTLNTFIVWALDHTNTWFITCRDLVNFMTAPVSTSEATTNTLFLTHTKTYYPSNSITACSYHNAQTFTVCGPCLPASPGYTNAYYGLVPLAGGAVSITISSQYVDYAACSLLVSNNTTNAVYNWQTSFTKSTGKVIFTNYDVALSQTGNLVNANAKQNVKHIAPGEFRQFHFLLTNGVAAFTNEQITLFQLGASDIMLQTSDSEPNGIQWSDNAHEYTVEWSSNLVEQVWNQATNKLFLPVFTNALPGPINPLFYRVKGAIY
- a CDS encoding site-2 protease family protein, producing the protein MDIETTLFLVVSLVFSIILHEVAHGYAAYKLGDPTAAYSNRLTLNPIAHIDLFGSILLPLILVLTHSPVLLGWAKPVPINPYNFRNYKRGVMITAAAGPLTNFSLALIGGLLFHGVAMIGTPWAMVVCKFLLFFCLTNVTLAVFNLIPIPPLDGSRVLYGLLPGRWAEEYLSIERYGIFILFGLLWLGALDGILYPVSRFIMSLLLGGSL
- a CDS encoding type II secretion system protein, whose amino-acid sequence is MPRRGFTMVEMMITVAISGSVLVALLSVYLSCAQSWHRTSLSINTTQEAAHCLDQMIYGVGTGLGLRASSSVTNWGTATNWVLRSSNIYEVAWYNYNPGKTIVTFSNAAGSRVIGTNIITSSVTATVNSVNIALTVRKSDGRYSETNTVRTFVKIRAPLTQ
- a CDS encoding host attachment protein, producing the protein MSKYIVVVADTQSARIFTLKDSLTPEIESSPKLVEEQAIINPEKLIETKMQRGTPASGRNKTGSGGSYAFDDHRGKHAQDELRKFSGIIVKETLKQARKASAHTLVLVAEGKTLGVIRDAVAGIKVKGLSIRECDLELTGEPTAKIQTLLARRELLPGVKKPSQRVRK